Proteins encoded in a region of the Streptomyces sp. NBC_01298 genome:
- a CDS encoding DUF2293 domain-containing protein has protein sequence MSLVVFESTKQIHCAECRQGPLRRLVRETGVPRCLDCADLGHLVYLPRGDTALTRRAHEASSLSAVVVRFHRRRRRYERLGILVEDAALDRAERACLADAEARARRRERDRLRRAAEDTRFTAAFAAEILRLFPGCPADRARAIAAHASVRGSGRVGRSAAGRALDPPAVYAAVRAAVRHLDTEYDALLMAGVPRFAARARLGPGIDAILDGWRAPSAAPGRSARAS, from the coding sequence ATGAGCCTGGTCGTTTTCGAGTCGACGAAGCAGATCCACTGCGCGGAGTGCCGCCAGGGACCACTGCGCCGTCTCGTCCGCGAGACCGGAGTGCCCCGCTGCCTGGACTGCGCCGACCTCGGACACCTCGTCTACCTGCCGCGCGGCGACACGGCCCTCACCCGACGGGCCCACGAGGCCAGTTCGCTGTCGGCCGTCGTGGTTCGCTTCCACCGGCGCCGCCGCCGCTACGAGCGCCTCGGAATCCTCGTCGAGGACGCCGCCCTCGACCGCGCCGAGCGCGCCTGCCTCGCGGACGCCGAGGCGCGGGCCCGCCGCCGGGAGCGCGACCGGCTGCGCCGGGCGGCCGAGGACACCCGGTTCACGGCGGCCTTCGCCGCCGAGATCCTGCGTCTGTTCCCCGGCTGCCCCGCCGACCGGGCCCGGGCCATCGCCGCGCACGCCTCGGTGCGCGGCAGCGGCCGGGTCGGCCGTAGCGCGGCCGGCCGGGCCCTCGACCCGCCCGCCGTGTACGCGGCGGTGCGGGCGGCCGTACGGCACCTCGACACCGAGTACGACGCCCTGCTGATGGCGGGCGTACCGCGGTTCGCGGCCCGGGCCCGGCTGGGGCCCGGGATCGACGCGATCCTGGACGGCTGGCGGGCACCCTCCGCCGCTCCCGGCCGTTCCGCGCGGGCTAGTTGA
- a CDS encoding DUF6343 family protein yields MRTGNEPVTARSALRLRFWLSLWGLIWSGAGAAAFSLAARPGWAAACAAVALLAAVDLAVVLRHIHQGPHYQPGREVPPYEPPGR; encoded by the coding sequence ATGCGCACCGGAAACGAGCCGGTGACCGCCCGCAGCGCGCTGCGGCTGCGGTTCTGGCTGAGCCTGTGGGGGCTGATCTGGTCCGGCGCCGGGGCGGCGGCGTTCTCGCTCGCCGCCCGGCCCGGATGGGCCGCGGCCTGCGCCGCCGTCGCCCTGCTCGCGGCCGTGGACCTGGCCGTGGTGCTCCGCCACATCCACCAGGGCCCGCACTACCAGCCGGGCCGCGAGGTCCCGCCGTACGAGCCCCCCGGCCGCTAG
- a CDS encoding SWIM zinc finger family protein, whose product MITARDDRRRTFETVPPGVEAVSWWGRAWVCALEAVARDDARLIRGRTYAAEGHVDAVTITPGRIVAYVRGSRPRPYRTELSLPAFSDAEWRELLESVVADPTALAALLEREVPESLSESVLPGAGELVPRCSCPDVGRPPCKHAAALCYRAARLLDADPFVLLLLRGRGERELLEELTRRNAAHAAREQPDGAPDFPGVAARAALVRTVLPPLPAPLPVPSAVGMPPAYPSDPAAPDPLALDQLAADAAARALALLRTGEDPMAGLSRWQDAVRLASAHPTAGLTGATRALYRELARATGRGTTDLARGAAAWRQGGLPALLTLEEPWDPPAGPFDRARPALLAAAQGSFRPDRNRLTGSYQQLRLGRDALWYSYENRLGDDDWWPTGRPASPDPVTALLG is encoded by the coding sequence ATGATCACCGCACGCGACGACCGCCGCCGCACCTTCGAGACCGTGCCGCCGGGCGTCGAGGCCGTCAGCTGGTGGGGCCGGGCCTGGGTCTGCGCCCTGGAGGCGGTGGCCCGCGACGACGCCCGTCTGATCCGGGGCAGGACGTACGCCGCCGAGGGGCACGTCGACGCCGTCACCATCACCCCGGGCCGGATCGTGGCCTACGTACGGGGCAGCCGGCCGCGGCCGTACCGCACCGAACTGTCCCTGCCCGCCTTCTCGGACGCCGAGTGGCGCGAGCTGCTGGAATCGGTCGTGGCCGACCCGACGGCGCTCGCCGCGCTGCTGGAGCGCGAGGTCCCCGAGTCCCTCTCCGAGTCGGTCCTGCCCGGCGCCGGGGAGCTGGTGCCGCGCTGTTCCTGCCCGGACGTGGGCCGTCCGCCCTGCAAGCACGCCGCGGCCCTGTGCTACCGCGCGGCCCGGCTCCTGGACGCCGACCCGTTCGTGCTGCTCCTGCTGCGCGGGCGCGGTGAGCGGGAGCTGCTGGAGGAGCTCACCCGCCGCAACGCCGCCCACGCCGCCCGCGAACAGCCCGACGGGGCACCGGACTTCCCCGGCGTCGCGGCCCGTGCCGCGCTCGTCCGCACCGTCCTGCCCCCGCTGCCCGCTCCGCTGCCGGTCCCGTCCGCCGTGGGAATGCCGCCCGCGTACCCGTCCGACCCGGCGGCACCGGACCCGCTGGCCCTGGACCAGCTCGCCGCGGACGCGGCCGCCCGCGCCCTGGCGCTCCTGCGCACCGGTGAGGATCCGATGGCCGGGCTGAGCCGCTGGCAGGACGCCGTCCGGCTGGCCTCGGCCCATCCCACGGCCGGGCTGACCGGCGCCACCCGCGCCCTCTACCGCGAGCTGGCCCGCGCCACGGGACGCGGCACCACCGACCTGGCCCGGGGGGCCGCCGCCTGGCGTCAGGGCGGTCTGCCCGCCCTGCTCACCCTCGAAGAGCCCTGGGACCCGCCCGCCGGCCCCTTCGACCGGGCCCGCCCGGCCCTCCTCGCCGCCGCCCAGGGCTCGTTCCGCCCCGACCGGAACCGGCTCACGGGCTCCTACCAGCAGCTCCGGCTCGGCCGGGACGCCCTCTGGTACTCCTACGAGAACCGCCTGGGCGACGACGACTGGTGGCCCACGGGCCGCCCGGCCTCCCCGGATCCGGTCACGGCCCTGCTGGGCTGA
- a CDS encoding WGR domain-containing protein: MARETTYLELSQEDGGAHKFYEVTVDGTSVSVRYGRIGADGQLQSSSFPTIEKARAAAAKKVGEKVRKGYAPAVAGVRAARSVTRRQVTSTPSTARAVAPVLWRLRTGSSAFGIHVDEDRCWVGNQAGDVYTVSHDGEVLARYSLPDGVKCLVADEFWIYAGCDDGTVYDLSSKVPFGAYDIAADVDIFWLDIREGVLNVADRDGGLTVIDHEDEFQWSRRSAGTNAWMVRADERAVYHGHGKGVTAYAPDGGRELWHTQTDGAVLFGWQEDHAVYAGTGRNTVQRLSKATGALEASYRCDAAVYSCATSPDGRHVFAGDLASSVYCFDADGRRLWKLGTGSGAALSMQYLDERLYLVTTDGSLVCVDASEAAIAAAREGSVPTAVDVKSAAALPVFTPAASPAAVATVSVASVPAGGVVVECVQQGQRMRVQVVSGGFEPSWNVQFPRGIREPGARYVVDGLHPAAGGFYRVRGEIRRLV, from the coding sequence ATGGCTCGGGAGACGACATATCTGGAGCTGTCCCAAGAGGACGGCGGCGCCCACAAGTTCTACGAGGTCACCGTCGACGGCACCTCCGTCTCGGTGCGGTACGGGCGCATCGGCGCGGACGGCCAGCTGCAGAGCTCCTCCTTCCCGACCATCGAGAAGGCACGGGCGGCCGCCGCCAAGAAGGTCGGGGAAAAGGTCCGCAAGGGCTACGCCCCGGCGGTGGCGGGAGTCCGCGCGGCCCGGTCGGTGACGCGCCGCCAGGTGACCTCGACCCCGTCCACCGCACGCGCGGTGGCCCCGGTGCTGTGGCGGCTGCGTACGGGGTCCTCCGCCTTCGGGATCCACGTGGACGAGGACCGCTGCTGGGTCGGCAACCAGGCCGGAGACGTCTACACGGTCAGCCACGACGGCGAGGTGCTCGCCCGGTACTCGCTGCCGGACGGGGTGAAGTGCCTGGTGGCGGACGAGTTCTGGATCTATGCCGGCTGTGACGACGGCACGGTGTACGACCTGTCCTCGAAGGTGCCGTTCGGCGCGTACGACATCGCGGCCGACGTGGACATCTTCTGGCTGGACATCCGCGAGGGCGTGCTGAACGTGGCCGACCGCGACGGCGGGCTGACGGTCATCGACCACGAGGACGAGTTCCAGTGGTCGCGCCGCTCGGCCGGTACGAACGCGTGGATGGTGCGCGCGGACGAGCGGGCGGTCTACCACGGCCACGGCAAGGGGGTCACGGCCTACGCCCCTGACGGCGGGCGGGAGTTGTGGCACACGCAGACCGACGGGGCGGTGCTGTTCGGCTGGCAGGAGGACCACGCGGTGTACGCGGGGACCGGCCGCAACACCGTGCAGCGGCTGTCGAAGGCCACGGGCGCGCTGGAGGCCTCGTACCGGTGCGACGCGGCGGTCTACTCGTGCGCGACGTCGCCGGACGGCCGGCACGTCTTCGCCGGTGACCTCGCGTCGTCCGTGTACTGCTTCGACGCCGACGGGCGGCGGCTGTGGAAGCTGGGCACCGGCAGCGGGGCCGCGCTGTCGATGCAGTATCTGGACGAGCGGCTGTACCTGGTGACCACGGACGGTTCGCTGGTGTGCGTCGACGCGAGCGAGGCCGCGATCGCGGCCGCCCGGGAGGGGTCGGTCCCGACGGCCGTGGACGTGAAGTCGGCGGCCGCCCTGCCGGTGTTCACCCCCGCCGCCTCCCCCGCCGCGGTGGCGACGGTGTCGGTGGCCTCGGTGCCCGCGGGCGGTGTGGTCGTGGAGTGCGTGCAGCAGGGGCAGCGGATGCGCGTACAGGTGGTGTCGGGCGGGTTCGAGCCCTCATGGAACGTGCAGTTCCCGCGCGGGATACGGGAACCCGGCGCCCGGTACGTGGTGGACGGCCTGCACCCGGCGGCCGGAGGCTTCTACCGCGTGCGCGGGGAGATCCGCCGACTCGTCTGA
- a CDS encoding chaplin, with amino-acid sequence MRHSRRNGLIAAVVAGGGLAVAGAGGFAFADAEAGGQAVGSPGVLSGNLLQLPVQAPVNVCGNTVNVVGLLNPAAGNRCANASRGGGNPGQPGHPGPNPSHPSKPGAGNGAGNGGPSGHGGDGGHGGPGRGAVADGRGKDSPGLLSGNGLQLPVEVPLNISGNSVGVVGVGNPSVGNTSVNGSTPVVGKPVQPPVRPPVAVRPVTPPAPPRDHPSALAHTGSEDVGYLLSGGGAMLLGGMLLYRRFRLN; translated from the coding sequence ATGCGTCACAGTCGTCGGAATGGCTTGATCGCGGCGGTGGTTGCGGGGGGTGGACTCGCGGTCGCGGGTGCGGGTGGCTTCGCCTTCGCCGACGCGGAGGCGGGCGGGCAGGCCGTGGGCTCGCCGGGGGTGCTGTCGGGGAATCTGCTGCAACTGCCGGTGCAGGCCCCGGTGAACGTGTGCGGGAACACCGTGAACGTGGTCGGCCTCCTCAATCCGGCCGCCGGGAACCGGTGCGCCAACGCCTCCCGGGGCGGCGGGAATCCGGGGCAGCCGGGCCATCCCGGGCCGAACCCCTCCCACCCTTCGAAACCCGGCGCCGGAAACGGTGCGGGGAACGGCGGCCCGAGCGGGCACGGCGGCGACGGCGGGCATGGCGGGCCCGGACGCGGTGCGGTGGCCGATGGGCGCGGAAAGGATTCTCCGGGGCTACTGTCCGGCAACGGTCTCCAGCTCCCCGTCGAGGTGCCGCTCAACATCAGCGGCAACTCGGTGGGCGTCGTCGGCGTCGGCAACCCCTCCGTGGGCAACACCTCCGTCAACGGTTCGACCCCGGTCGTAGGCAAGCCCGTCCAGCCGCCGGTCCGGCCGCCCGTCGCCGTGCGGCCGGTCACCCCGCCGGCCCCGCCGCGCGACCACCCCTCGGCGCTCGCCCACACCGGGTCCGAGGACGTCGGCTACCTGCTGTCCGGCGGCGGTGCCATGCTGCTCGGCGGAATGCTCCTCTACCGCCGGTTCCGGCTCAACTAG
- a CDS encoding IS630 family transposase has protein sequence MSRPGPKIPPLSVTDAQRAVLEGWLRRRSTAQALAQRSRIVLECAGGHSVMEVSRRLGIAPDTVRTWRRRFLEHGLDGLGDEPRPGVPRKITDADVERVIVKTLEETPKNATHWSTRSMAAATGMSQSTVSRIWRAFALAPHRSQTFKLSTDPLFIDKVRDVVGLYLDPPEKALVLCVDEKSQIQALDRSQPVLPMMPGVPERRSHDYIRAGTTTLFAALEVATGKVIGSLHRRHRDAEFKKFLAKIDKEVPADLQIHLILDNYATHKTPDIKKWLLAHPRFHLHFTPTSASWLNLVERWFAELTQKKLKRGVHRSVQALERDIRSWLADWNDQPKPFVWTKTADEILDKVAAYCHRISDSGH, from the coding sequence ATGAGTCGTCCCGGTCCGAAGATTCCGCCGTTGTCGGTGACTGATGCCCAGCGTGCTGTGCTGGAGGGCTGGTTACGTCGTCGTTCGACAGCTCAGGCTCTGGCTCAGCGGTCGCGGATCGTGCTGGAGTGCGCGGGCGGGCATTCGGTGATGGAAGTTTCGCGGCGGCTTGGGATCGCGCCGGACACGGTCCGCACCTGGCGGCGGCGGTTTCTGGAGCACGGCCTGGACGGGCTGGGCGACGAGCCGCGGCCGGGTGTCCCGCGGAAGATCACCGACGCTGATGTCGAGCGGGTGATCGTCAAAACACTGGAAGAGACGCCGAAGAACGCGACGCACTGGTCGACGAGGTCGATGGCCGCGGCCACGGGAATGTCGCAGTCGACGGTCTCAAGGATCTGGCGGGCGTTCGCGCTGGCTCCGCATCGTTCGCAGACGTTCAAGCTGTCGACGGACCCGCTGTTCATCGACAAGGTCCGCGACGTGGTCGGCCTCTACCTGGACCCGCCGGAGAAGGCTCTGGTCCTCTGCGTGGATGAGAAGTCGCAGATCCAGGCCCTGGACCGGTCCCAGCCGGTCCTGCCGATGATGCCTGGCGTTCCAGAGCGCCGCAGTCACGACTACATCCGCGCCGGCACAACCACCCTCTTCGCGGCCCTGGAGGTCGCCACCGGCAAGGTCATCGGGTCTCTCCACCGCCGCCACCGGGACGCCGAGTTCAAGAAGTTCCTGGCCAAGATCGACAAAGAAGTGCCGGCGGATCTTCAGATCCATCTGATCCTCGACAACTATGCGACCCACAAGACGCCGGACATCAAGAAATGGCTGCTGGCACACCCGCGGTTCCACCTGCACTTCACACCGACGAGTGCGTCGTGGCTGAACCTGGTGGAGCGGTGGTTCGCCGAGCTCACCCAGAAGAAGCTCAAGCGTGGAGTCCACCGCTCCGTCCAGGCTCTCGAGCGCGACATCCGTTCATGGCTGGCCGACTGGAACGACCAGCCCAAGCCCTTCGTCTGGACGAAGACAGCCGACGAGATCCTCGACAAAGTCGCCGCCTACTGCCACCGAATCTCTGACTCAGGTCACTAG
- a CDS encoding cupin domain-containing protein, translated as MAGRQATAGRPRTAGRRSKAEVVSDLLVREVAIEPGGCTGWHYHRVPLIAVVKSGTLTRILSDGTVEVHRTGTSFVEPAGRRHVHLGRNLGSERVVLCVTAALAEGDPFALPAEAPPGAMPCACPTRTR; from the coding sequence ATGGCTGGACGGCAGGCGACGGCCGGGCGCCCGAGGACTGCGGGCCGGCGTTCGAAAGCGGAGGTGGTCTCCGACCTCCTGGTGAGAGAGGTCGCGATAGAGCCCGGTGGCTGCACCGGCTGGCACTACCACCGCGTCCCGCTGATAGCGGTCGTCAAGTCCGGCACCCTGACCCGGATCCTGAGCGACGGCACGGTCGAGGTGCACCGCACCGGCACCAGCTTCGTCGAGCCGGCCGGCCGCCGCCACGTCCACCTCGGCCGCAATCTCGGCAGCGAGCGGGTCGTGCTCTGCGTGACCGCGGCCCTCGCCGAGGGGGACCCCTTCGCGCTGCCCGCCGAAGCCCCGCCCGGGGCCATGCCGTGCGCGTGCCCCACGCGGACGCGGTGA
- a CDS encoding DEAD/DEAH box helicase codes for MPTTSRAPGKSAGAGSVLSRHAAVFLPAAVPRESRIAFWAPDGDPLPAEGVADTLQVVRPHGEGVRTRTVPAVTLTVTAALPVLVRAARGAFAHPATRAWGTAAVQALSLAARGRLLPGLTPDGVDAWRAGPLDAEDIAHLRAVAAALPHEGYATPLAGRRPLQLPEPEALVRAFLDAVADSLPRTPAAAFAAGRPFAAREPQQVPGIRDWAAQVASGADTGVGISLRLDLSSFRLFDEAESGAEPGQDVRRAGAAVVQVHSLADPTLVTDAAMLWAGAAAAGFGPRARIDAVLALRRAARVWPPLLRLLDQPVPDVLALSDPELEDLLGRAATRLAEAGVPVHWPRELARTLSATAVVRSTAPGSATDGTAFFDAEHLFAFSWELALGGDRLTPGEMDALAQAHRPVVRLRDQWVRVDPELVRKARKRELGLLDPVEALAAVLTGTAEVEFEGEPVAAVPVGALAALRDRLTGELAPLPQPAGLKATLRDYQARGLAWLDLMTSLGLGGCLADDMGLGKTVTLIALHLHRDRPEPTLVVCPASLLGNWQREIERFAPGTPVRRFHGAGRSLEGLTGQGTGGFVLTTYGTMRAGAARLAEQPWGMVVADEAQHVKNPHSATAKALRTIPAPARVALTGTPVENNLSELWALLDWTTPGLLGPLTAFRARHARPVEHQTEEDGGNEAAVARLAALVRPFLLRRKKSDPGIAPELPPKMETDHPVSLTREQASLYQAAVDEAMAVIGASEGIERRGMIMKLLASLKQICNHPAQYLKEAEPRIAHRSGKLALLDELLDTILAEGGSVLVFTQYVTMARIIERHLTARGISHQLLHGGTPVPRREELVDRFQAGEVPVFLLSLKAAGTGLNLTRAGHVIHYDRWWNPAVEEQATDRAYRIGQTQPVQVHRIIAEGTVEDRIAEMLEAKRALADAVLGSGETALTELTDRELADLVSLRRPG; via the coding sequence ATGCCGACGACGTCGCGCGCGCCGGGGAAATCGGCGGGCGCCGGGTCCGTGCTGTCTCGGCACGCCGCCGTGTTCCTGCCCGCCGCCGTGCCCCGCGAGAGCCGCATCGCGTTCTGGGCGCCCGACGGGGACCCGCTGCCCGCCGAAGGCGTCGCGGACACGCTTCAGGTGGTGCGGCCCCACGGCGAGGGGGTGCGTACCCGCACGGTGCCCGCCGTCACGCTGACCGTCACCGCCGCCCTGCCCGTACTGGTGCGCGCGGCCCGCGGGGCCTTCGCGCATCCCGCGACCCGTGCCTGGGGGACCGCCGCGGTCCAGGCGCTGTCCCTCGCCGCGCGGGGCCGGCTGCTGCCCGGGCTGACCCCCGACGGGGTCGACGCCTGGCGGGCCGGGCCCCTGGACGCCGAGGACATCGCGCATCTGCGCGCGGTCGCCGCCGCCCTGCCCCACGAGGGGTACGCCACGCCGCTCGCCGGCCGCCGTCCGCTCCAGCTGCCCGAACCGGAGGCACTGGTCCGGGCGTTCCTCGACGCCGTCGCCGACAGCCTGCCCCGGACCCCCGCCGCGGCCTTCGCCGCGGGCCGCCCCTTCGCGGCCCGCGAACCGCAGCAGGTCCCGGGGATACGGGACTGGGCCGCGCAGGTCGCCTCGGGCGCGGACACCGGAGTCGGGATCTCGCTGCGCCTCGACCTGTCCTCCTTCCGCCTCTTCGACGAGGCGGAGAGCGGGGCGGAGCCGGGGCAGGACGTGCGCCGTGCCGGGGCCGCCGTCGTCCAGGTGCACAGCCTCGCCGACCCGACCCTGGTCACGGACGCCGCGATGCTCTGGGCGGGCGCCGCCGCGGCCGGCTTCGGGCCCCGTGCCCGGATCGACGCGGTGCTCGCGCTGCGCCGGGCGGCCCGGGTCTGGCCGCCGCTGCTGCGGCTGCTGGACCAGCCGGTCCCCGATGTGCTGGCCCTCTCGGACCCCGAGCTGGAAGACCTGCTGGGCCGCGCCGCGACGCGGCTCGCGGAGGCCGGAGTCCCGGTCCACTGGCCGCGCGAGCTGGCTCGTACGCTGTCCGCGACCGCGGTCGTACGGTCCACCGCCCCCGGTTCCGCCACCGACGGCACCGCGTTCTTCGACGCCGAGCACCTCTTCGCCTTCTCCTGGGAGCTGGCGCTCGGCGGGGACCGGCTCACCCCGGGCGAGATGGACGCGCTCGCGCAGGCCCACCGGCCCGTGGTGCGGCTGCGCGACCAGTGGGTTCGGGTCGATCCGGAGCTGGTGCGCAAGGCGCGCAAGCGGGAGCTGGGTCTGCTGGACCCGGTGGAAGCGCTGGCGGCCGTACTGACGGGGACGGCCGAGGTCGAGTTCGAGGGGGAGCCGGTGGCCGCGGTGCCCGTGGGGGCGCTGGCCGCCCTGCGGGACCGGCTGACCGGGGAGCTGGCCCCGCTGCCCCAGCCGGCCGGGCTCAAGGCCACTTTGCGCGACTACCAGGCCCGCGGGCTGGCCTGGCTGGACCTGATGACCTCGCTCGGACTCGGCGGCTGCCTCGCCGACGACATGGGCCTGGGCAAGACCGTCACCCTGATCGCGCTCCACCTGCACCGCGACCGCCCCGAGCCGACGCTGGTGGTCTGCCCGGCCTCGCTGCTGGGGAACTGGCAGCGGGAGATCGAGAGGTTCGCCCCCGGTACGCCGGTGCGCCGGTTCCACGGAGCCGGCCGCAGCCTCGAAGGGCTGACCGGCCAGGGCACCGGGGGATTCGTCCTCACCACCTACGGAACCATGCGCGCGGGAGCGGCCCGGCTGGCCGAACAGCCCTGGGGCATGGTCGTCGCGGACGAGGCCCAGCACGTCAAGAACCCGCACTCGGCGACCGCGAAGGCGCTGCGCACGATCCCGGCGCCCGCCCGGGTGGCGCTGACCGGCACCCCGGTGGAGAACAACCTCTCCGAGTTGTGGGCGCTCCTCGACTGGACCACGCCCGGACTGCTCGGCCCGCTCACCGCGTTCCGGGCCCGGCACGCCCGGCCCGTGGAGCACCAGACGGAGGAGGACGGGGGCAACGAGGCCGCGGTCGCCCGACTGGCCGCGCTGGTCCGGCCGTTCCTGCTGCGGCGCAAGAAGTCCGATCCCGGGATCGCGCCCGAACTGCCGCCGAAGATGGAGACCGACCACCCCGTGTCCCTCACCCGCGAGCAGGCCTCCCTCTACCAGGCGGCGGTGGACGAGGCGATGGCGGTGATCGGGGCGAGCGAGGGCATCGAGCGGCGCGGCATGATCATGAAGCTGCTGGCCTCGCTCAAGCAGATCTGCAACCACCCCGCCCAGTATTTGAAAGAGGCCGAGCCCCGGATCGCGCACCGTTCCGGGAAGCTGGCCCTGCTCGACGAGCTGCTCGACACGATCCTGGCCGAGGGCGGCTCGGTGCTGGTCTTCACGCAGTACGTGACGATGGCCCGCATCATCGAGCGCCATCTGACCGCGCGCGGGATCTCCCACCAACTCCTGCACGGGGGCACGCCCGTGCCGCGTCGCGAGGAGCTCGTGGACCGCTTCCAGGCGGGCGAGGTGCCCGTGTTCCTGCTCTCCCTCAAGGCGGCCGGCACCGGCCTCAACCTGACCCGGGCCGGGCACGTCATCCACTACGACCGCTGGTGGAACCCGGCCGTCGAGGAACAGGCCACCGACCGCGCCTACCGCATCGGCCAGACCCAGCCCGTCCAGGTCCACCGGATCATCGCCGAAGGCACCGTCGAGGACCGCATCGCCGAGATGCTGGAGGCGAAGCGGGCCCTGGCCGACGCCGTCCTCGGCTCCGGCGAGACGGCGCTGACCGAGCTCACCGACCGCGAACTGGCCGACCTCGTCTCCCTGCGCAGGCCCGGATGA
- a CDS encoding helix-turn-helix domain-containing protein, which yields MERNSGTGRSAEAQAFARSMRELKERSGQSYGALARALHTSTSTLHRYCSGEALPAEFVAVDRFARACAATPAEAVELHRAWLLADARRRAVTVTEAEAEAEAEPADEADRAEPESETAAPVPVPLPVPLPATAPRRSGRRPLLLAGVAAAAVVALAVGVGWLPPAGADRRAPQAGPTVAAPGTGPGPAGATATGPASEAVPTESGATGPAATPTATGTGPAAGASTGAPTGRPTPTGAPSPAAAPLRAAVRSHVWAAGCDHAYLSEQAPSAVPPPPVEADAAAWAAGRGAVHAGTQIVEVTLLGTGPDPVVLEDLEVRVAARRGPLPWNVYQMSQGCGGGLTPAGFTVNLDAPRPLARPVAGNDEGEKIEAPAFPFRVSAAEPAVLRVVASSTGCDCDWYLDLRWSGPKGSGTLRLDESGRPWRVSAVSSNRPVYGYAHERGRWGR from the coding sequence ATGGAACGGAACTCCGGGACGGGGAGATCGGCCGAGGCGCAGGCGTTCGCGCGGTCGATGAGGGAACTGAAGGAGCGGAGCGGGCAGAGCTACGGAGCTCTCGCCCGCGCCCTCCACACGAGCACGTCGACCCTGCACCGGTACTGCAGCGGTGAGGCGCTGCCCGCCGAGTTCGTGGCGGTCGACCGCTTCGCGCGGGCCTGCGCGGCGACGCCGGCGGAGGCGGTGGAACTGCACCGGGCCTGGCTGCTGGCGGACGCGCGGCGGCGGGCGGTCACGGTGACGGAGGCGGAGGCGGAGGCGGAGGCGGAGCCCGCGGATGAGGCGGACCGGGCGGAGCCGGAGTCGGAGACGGCAGCTCCGGTGCCGGTGCCTTTGCCGGTGCCTTTGCCGGCGACTGCGCCGCGCCGGTCCGGGCGCCGCCCGCTGCTGCTGGCCGGGGTGGCGGCGGCCGCGGTCGTGGCCCTGGCCGTGGGCGTCGGATGGCTTCCGCCCGCGGGTGCGGACCGCCGGGCACCGCAGGCCGGACCGACGGTGGCCGCTCCGGGTACGGGTCCGGGTCCGGCGGGGGCCACGGCGACCGGCCCAGCGTCGGAGGCGGTGCCGACGGAGTCGGGAGCGACCGGGCCCGCGGCGACCCCGACGGCGACCGGGACCGGCCCGGCGGCGGGCGCGTCGACGGGAGCGCCGACCGGGCGGCCCACGCCGACGGGCGCTCCCTCGCCCGCGGCCGCGCCCCTGCGGGCAGCCGTACGGTCGCACGTGTGGGCGGCGGGCTGCGACCACGCGTACCTCTCGGAGCAGGCACCCTCGGCGGTGCCCCCGCCACCGGTGGAGGCGGACGCGGCCGCGTGGGCGGCCGGGCGCGGGGCCGTCCACGCGGGGACCCAGATCGTGGAGGTGACCCTGCTGGGCACGGGTCCGGACCCGGTGGTCCTGGAGGACCTGGAGGTACGGGTGGCCGCGCGACGGGGGCCCCTGCCGTGGAACGTCTACCAGATGTCGCAGGGCTGCGGGGGCGGGCTCACCCCGGCCGGATTCACCGTCAACCTGGACGCGCCACGCCCGCTGGCCCGGCCGGTGGCCGGGAACGACGAGGGGGAGAAGATCGAGGCCCCCGCCTTCCCGTTCAGGGTCTCGGCCGCGGAACCGGCCGTCCTGCGGGTGGTGGCGAGCAGCACCGGATGCGATTGCGACTGGTACCTGGACCTCCGCTGGAGCGGGCCCAAGGGCTCAGGCACCCTCCGCCTCGACGAGTCCGGCCGCCCGTGGCGCGTCTCCGCCGTCTCCTCGAACCGCCCGGTCTACGGCTACGCCCACGAGCGCGGCCGCTGGGGCCGCTGA
- a CDS encoding uridine kinase has product MQLEAITWQRMAERLAGHLDTDTDTGADTGIGTGTGTGTDTWRRVGIDGAPAARTGVLAAELADALRPRGRPVLVVAAEGFLRPASLRFEFGREDVDSYLDGWYDTGALWREVFGPTDPGGTGRVLPDLWDPDTDRATRSPYAELPPGGVLIVHGPLLLGHWFPFDLTVHIGLSPGALARRTEESARWTLPAFARYEAETGPADRADALVRADDPRHPAWTGVRAERTG; this is encoded by the coding sequence GTGCAGCTGGAAGCGATCACATGGCAGCGGATGGCCGAGCGGCTCGCCGGTCACCTCGACACCGACACCGATACCGGTGCCGATACCGGTATCGGCACCGGCACCGGCACCGGCACGGACACCTGGCGGCGGGTGGGCATCGACGGGGCGCCCGCCGCCCGCACCGGCGTGCTCGCGGCGGAACTCGCCGACGCGCTGCGCCCGCGCGGGCGTCCGGTCCTGGTCGTGGCGGCCGAGGGCTTCCTGCGCCCGGCCTCCCTCCGCTTCGAGTTCGGCCGCGAGGACGTGGACTCCTACCTCGACGGCTGGTACGACACCGGGGCGCTCTGGCGGGAGGTGTTCGGCCCGACGGACCCCGGCGGCACCGGCCGGGTGCTGCCCGACCTCTGGGACCCGGACACCGACCGGGCCACCCGCAGCCCCTACGCCGAACTCCCGCCCGGCGGCGTGCTGATCGTGCACGGCCCGCTGCTGCTGGGCCACTGGTTCCCCTTCGACCTCACCGTCCACATCGGCCTGTCCCCGGGCGCGCTCGCCCGGCGTACCGAGGAGTCCGCCCGCTGGACCCTCCCCGCCTTCGCGCGCTATGAGGCCGAGACCGGCCCGGCGGACCGGGCCGACGCCTTGGTCCGGGCCGACGATCCGCGCCACCCGGCCTGGACGGGGGTGCGCGCGGAGCGCACCGGCTGA